In the genome of Pyrobaculum islandicum DSM 4184, the window AAAGAGTGAGACTAAGACAGCGGTCTTCCCTACTGTGTCGCATCATATCATAAAGGTGGGCACGCCACTTGGGGTCACTGCGTGAGTTGGCCTAAGTCCCCGCATCTCCATGAGTTTAACTACATGAGGATACAGTATTACATATTCTACATCAATACATTGTGACAGCCGTTTGTCTATCTCTTCTAGAGTCTTCTCAAGCTGTCTTATGCTTTCATCTGTCGAAAATCCTAACATCGCCGCGGGATATACGTCTTGACAAGGCGTCATGCCGCTTTCTATCAAAAGTTGAATAGCCTCTATCTGTCTGTAGAAATAGACTCCAGGCGACCAAGTAATTTTTTCAAATTCCCAAGGGGCGGCCCCCTTAATTGAAACTCTAACGACTGCGTTTGGCCTTGCCGCAAGCTCTTTCGCAACCGCCTTGTCTATGAGAATGCCGTTTGTCTCCACGATAAATACATAGTCTCTCAGCTCGTCTATTACTTTAATTAAATGCTTAGGCGCAATAAGGGGCTCGCCGCCGGAGATCCTCACTTGATTAAATCCCTTCTCTTTTACAATTTTTCTAAGCTTGTCTGCAACTTCGTATGGAGACATCCACGCCCCCGCCGTAAGTACATACGAAGTGTTTCTCCACGCCCAACACATACCACACCGTAGGTTACAGCCGACAACGTCTGCTGTGGCAATACCTCCATACCATCTATCCGCTCTAAACCGTTTATACCGCCTATATATAACGCCATCTACTGTCTTCACAGCATACTTCTCCACAAGCGCAAGCAATTTCTCCGGATCTATCACATTAAATACTGTCATTGTATTTATTTAATTTACTTTGCTTGAAAAATTTACAGAAGAACATATAATAAGGTATCTTCACAATATGTCGTGTATGAAATAAGTTTTCCTAAAAAGGGCGTAAAAGAAGTTAGAGAAAAAAGGCCAGAGCTATATTGGGGCTAACGGCTGAGCCACTAGGGTGAAGATCAAGTAAACCTCGTCCTTTTAATGCGGCAGAGTCTGTCACTGGTGGGGTCGTCGCTTTACCTGCCTCTAAACTTCATGAGAAGAGAGACCGCAACGTAGCCGCGATGATAAACACCAAGAGAAGAGCCTTGGAGGTATTTACAAAAGGCTGTGCACCGCCGGCCCTATGCCCAGGCGGCCCGGCGTCAATGACGGCATAGAGGAGAAAGCCCCTAGGTGCTGCCGGCTGACGACGGCGGCTAAATTTTAAAACGTCCCTTTTTCTGCTTAGCTGTGTCTGAGGAGAAGAAGGTCGTACTCACTAGGGAATATATAATTAACCTAAGGAGGGCGTATGTCGTTTCAAGAACTAAGAGGGCAAAGTATGCGGTTGGTTTAGTCAGAAGATTTATCGCCAGACATCTAAAGGTTGAGCCTAAGGCTGTGAAAATTGGACAGCGGTTAAATATGGCGATATGGTCGCGTAGCATTGAAAAGCCGCCTAGAAAAGTCCACGTGGTTGTTGAGAAATATAGTGATGGCGTAGTAAAGGTAGAACTAAAAGAATGACCTTTGATATAGCTCCCGTCAGAATATTTGGAAGCCCCTCTGTGGGGGTATTCATAGCTACAAACAACACGGTAACATTTCTACCGCCTGATGCGCCTGAAAAAATTGACGATGTAGTGCGGAACACTCTCCGCACATCTATCGCCAGATTTACAGTTGCCAAATCTCCTTTACTTGGCATTTTTCTTGTACTGAACGACAACGGCGTGTTACTTTCCGCATTAGCACTAGAGGAAGAGGTAAGACTTTTTAAAGCCCTTGGGTTGAATGTGGGTGTTGTAAATAGCAAGTACACAGCCATCTCTAACCTCATATTGGCGAACAATAAAGTGGCTGTCGTCTCGCCACTCTTAGAGCCTGAGGTACGGAAGATAATTGTAGACACCCTAGGCGTAGAGGTAATTGTAGACACAATAGCTGGCAACCCGCTTGTCGGCTCACTCGCAGTAGCTAACTCAAGAGGCGTCTTAGTGGCGCCTGAGGCTACAGACGAAGACTTGAAAAAACTTTCGGAGTACTTCAAGACGAGAGTTGACGTAGGCACGGTTAATAAGGGGAGAAGCTTTATTAGAGGCGGCATTGTGGTTAATGACAACGGGGCGCTTGTCGGCGACGAAACAGCAGGCCCTGAGTTAATGAGAATAACTCAGGTCCTGGGGTAAAAGCCAAGGCCGCGTACACAAGGCCGCCGGCCGCATATCGCCAAGCTCCATGCAGGAAGCACCATGGAACCAATAGCGGTACGGGGCGAAGAGGAAGCCGCCGTCTACAGCACAGCAGGAGCTTAAAAACAATAATTTTACATGAAAACGGAGGATAGAGGGGGGGAGGGCCAAAGAAAGGCGCGGGCAAGAAGAGGGGCAGAAAAAGCGCCGAGAGAGGCAAGAAGAAAGACACAGAGAAGAAGAATGAGTATGTCGTAACGCGCACAGACGGTAAATTTTTTAAGGTTTTGCGTCTCTATACGACATGCCTAAGATTTACCGCATAGTTGGCGAAACTACCACAGGTATGAAGTTTAAAATAGAGGTAACGGCCGAGAAGCCTTACGACGCAATTGAAAAGGTGTATTCTCTCATCGGCAGTAGACACAAGCTTTCGAGAGTACAGATAAAGATAAGAGAAGTTACAGCAGTACAGCCAGAAGAAGCTCGTTCAGACAGTGTAAAGATGCTAATGGCGATAGACCGAGTTATCAAGTATTAATATGTCTCGACAAGATGTCCAGAGACTTCTTGAGGAATATCAAGTCATTAATGAACTCTTAGCTACACTTCAAGCTCAACATACCACAGTATCTGAGCTTCTTGAGGAGCTTACTACTGCACTAGATGGCGTAAGGCTGTTGAAAACGGAAGGCGGAGAGAGACTTGTTCATATAGGAGCCGGTCTTTTTGTATTGGGCACATTTAACGCAAGAGAAGTTCTCACTCCTCTTGGCGCCGGCTATCATGCCTTTTTAGATCTAGAAAATGCCGAAAGAATTCTAAAAGAGAGGATAGACGAGTACTCTAAGGTAAAGACCTCTCTTGAAGAAAATATAGAGAAGCTTATAGAAAGAGCGGCCCAAATTCGCCAGGTTCTAGAGAGGCTAGGTATTAAGTAATGTTTGAAAAACTTAAAAAAACATTCTCTAAGTTTGTAGAGTCTGTAGTTAGTGTTGTAAAAGAAGAGAAACTTGATGAGCGCGATGCCGAAAAACTTCTCTCCGATTTATATTTCGACTTGGTAGATAGTGATGTTGCTGTTGATGTCGCCGACGCAGTAGTTGAAGAACTTAAGAAGAGGCTTGTGGGGATTAA includes:
- a CDS encoding radical SAM protein, which codes for MIDPEKLLALVEKYAVKTVDGVIYRRYKRFRADRWYGGIATADVVGCNLRCGMCWAWRNTSYVLTAGAWMSPYEVADKLRKIVKEKGFNQVRISGGEPLIAPKHLIKVIDELRDYVFIVETNGILIDKAVAKELAARPNAVVRVSIKGAAPWEFEKITWSPGVYFYRQIEAIQLLIESGMTPCQDVYPAAMLGFSTDESIRQLEKTLEEIDKRLSQCIDVEYVILYPHVVKLMEMRGLRPTHAVTPSGVPTFMI
- the rpl18a gene encoding 50S ribosomal protein L18Ae; the encoded protein is MPKIYRIVGETTTGMKFKIEVTAEKPYDAIEKVYSLIGSRHKLSRVQIKIREVTAVQPEEARSDSVKMLMAIDRVIKY
- a CDS encoding 50S ribosomal protein L31e, with translation MSEEKKVVLTREYIINLRRAYVVSRTKRAKYAVGLVRRFIARHLKVEPKAVKIGQRLNMAIWSRSIEKPPRKVHVVVEKYSDGVVKVELKE
- the pfdA gene encoding prefoldin subunit alpha, with the protein product MSRQDVQRLLEEYQVINELLATLQAQHTTVSELLEELTTALDGVRLLKTEGGERLVHIGAGLFVLGTFNAREVLTPLGAGYHAFLDLENAERILKERIDEYSKVKTSLEENIEKLIERAAQIRQVLERLGIK
- a CDS encoding translation initiation factor IF-6; amino-acid sequence: MTFDIAPVRIFGSPSVGVFIATNNTVTFLPPDAPEKIDDVVRNTLRTSIARFTVAKSPLLGIFLVLNDNGVLLSALALEEEVRLFKALGLNVGVVNSKYTAISNLILANNKVAVVSPLLEPEVRKIIVDTLGVEVIVDTIAGNPLVGSLAVANSRGVLVAPEATDEDLKKLSEYFKTRVDVGTVNKGRSFIRGGIVVNDNGALVGDETAGPELMRITQVLG